A part of Bradysia coprophila strain Holo2 unplaced genomic scaffold, BU_Bcop_v1 contig_588, whole genome shotgun sequence genomic DNA contains:
- the LOC119083350 gene encoding zinc metalloproteinase nas-8-like, producing the protein MNFFVIFLGCLSYFTAEVYAAPAISETSNNTNILWRNDVKGDPKGKNFWANPSQRWPKGRIPYVLSPEYSQADIKIIMDAMNEWQSKTCVRFTPKKYSDTSYVEITPNDGTSSYCYCHVGRSGGKQLMKMFGECMRPAAMIHEFGHLIGFNHEHQRPDRSEYITVHFNNIDPAFHFAFDQFDRRQVNSLRTPYDVRSVMQYPYFAFAKSNDKKRPSMTLRDGSIDKIHREAEHLSKIDILKTQLYFNNCL; encoded by the exons atgaatttcttcgtTATTTTCTTGGGGTGTTTGAGTTACTTTACGGCGGAAGTATATGCAGCACCTGCGATTTCAGAA ACCTCTAACAACACCAATATACTCTGGAGAAATGACGTAAAAGGTGATCCAAAGGGCAAGAACTTCTGGGCTAACCCGTCACAACGCTGGCCAAAAGGCAGAATCCCGTACGTACTCAGTCCAGAGTACTCTCAAGCTGACATCAAAATAATTATGGATGCAATGAATGAATGGCAATCAAAAACTTGTGTTCGATTCACACCGAAAAAATATTCTGACACTTCCTATGTGGAAATAACACCAAATGATGGCACCTCGTCATATTGCTACTGTCACGTGGGACGATCGGGCGGCAAacaattgatgaaaatgtttggtgAATGTATGAGACCAGCAGCAATGATTCATGAATTCGGTCATCTAATTGGATTCAATCATGAACATCAGAGACCTGATCGTAGCGAATACATCACAGTTCATTTTAACAACATCGATCCgg CTTTTCACTTTGCCTTCGATCAATTTGATCGGAGACAAGTTAATTCACTTCGAACACCGTATGACGTTCGCAGCGTGATGCAGTATCCTTATTTCGCATTTGCCAAAAGTAATGACAAAAAACGCCCATCAATGACCCTTCGTGACGGATCTATTGATAAAATTCATCGTGAGGCCGAGCATTTAAGTAAAATTGATATCTTAAAGACGCAATTGTACTTCAATAATTGTTTGTAG